The following are from one region of the Vitis riparia cultivar Riparia Gloire de Montpellier isolate 1030 chromosome 14, EGFV_Vit.rip_1.0, whole genome shotgun sequence genome:
- the LOC117931178 gene encoding uncharacterized protein LOC117931178 has protein sequence MLNAKQPHPPRCHYFDPSFSVVLASLLPKAREEEILDRSHMFLQADKVGHDVASCEMNNHWHLYVLNIPAGRIEILSSFPLRRGNYISASSRRLSMALEKALHAHGIHVDMEVSKLVHVQPDLVQQKKWV, from the exons ATGTTGAATGCTAAACAACCACATCCACCACGCTGCCACTACTTCGATCCTTCATTTTCG GTTGTTCTTGCAAGCCTTCTACCGAAAGCTAGAGAAGAAGAAATCCTTGACAGATCGCACATGTTTCTTCAAGCTGACAAAGTGGGACACGATGTAGCCTCGTGTGAAATG AATAACCATTGGCACCTCTATGTGCTGAACATTCCTGCTGGCCGTATCGAGATCCTATCTAGTTTCCCACTGCGAAGAGGGAACTACATTAGTGCTTCCAGTAGGCGATTGTCAATGGCGTTGGAAAAAGCATTGCACGCACATGGAATTCATGTGGATATGGAGGTATCAAAATTGGTCCATGTACAGCCAGATCTAGtgcaacaaaaaaaatgg GTATGA
- the LOC117930516 gene encoding uncharacterized protein LOC117930516 produces MANGIAVPVTTEDVSNIMGIPSNGEEIVVHTRRDTSNCSYTITLLEQNLEDLAIGDDFTKTFLIFACATLLAPNSKLEGMHDLWDTIWNGHVGVAKNWSQFVFHYIEDGIKEHIKKPARLHMWLPDFPPALLHDKILYATVDMTMPLLAAWSDDIIKRRLSTEIATFGGYGHVHTQQLPESGGHSHAPAAGGPSSARDDSTEVIQERMIETFENLLRLVSSLAEDVAELRSRQFGSQYHCSSTPEQPSRQVQEEPPSMPVDIHHSAEEFVEQPILPSVQHSPAERHDSAVDHGPPSLHPESLDQSYPDQHLEVVQEVYNVGPVATRSHSDRPTSSRKYKRNGRRIVNRPAICKSPFVAQCMKMFPKISHTNRLVAEFALDEDADLSEVVCDMHGMFITRVELASLNGGPWVNNIML; encoded by the exons ATGGCTAATGGCATTGCAGTCCCGGTAACTACAGAAGATGTCAGCAATATTATGGGCATCCCATCAAATGGTGAGGAGATTGTGGTGCATACTAGGAGAGACACCTCCAATTGCAGCTACACGATCACTTTGTTGGAGCAAAATTTAGAGGACTTGGCCATTGGTGATGATTTTACGAAAACTTTTTTGATTTTTGCATGTGCTACCCTACTCGCACCTAACTCCAAGCTGGAAGGAATGCATGACCTATGGGACACCATTTGGAATGGTCATGTTGGTGTCGCAAAGAATTGGTCGCAATTTGTCTTCCACTACATAGAGGATGGAATCAAAGAACACATAAAAAAACCAGCCAGGTTACATATGTGGTTGCCTGATTTTCCTCCAG CTCTTCTACATGACAAAATTTTATATGCCACGGTTGATATGACTATGCCGTTACTTGCTGCTTGGAGTGATGACATAATAAAAAGACGGTTATCAACTGAAATTGCCACATTTGGTGGTTATGGTCATGTCCAT ACTCAACAGCTACCAGAATCCGGTGGCCATTCCCATGCACCGGCAGCAGGTGGCCCGTCCTCGGCCCGTGATGATTCTACAGAG GTAATTCAAGAACGTATGATAGAAACCTTTGAAAATTTGTTGAGATTAGTCTCTTCACTAGCCGAAGATGTTGCTGAATTGCGTTCCCGTCAGTTTGGATCGCAATACCATTGTTCATCTACTCCAGAGCAGCCTTCACGCCAAGTCCAAGAAGAACCACCTTCTATGCCAGTCGACATTCACCATTCAGCTGAAGAATTTGTAGAACAACCCATCCTACCATCAGTACAACATTCTCCAGCTGAAAGGCACGATTCTGCAGTTGACCATGGTCCCCCATCACTGCACCCAGAGTCCCTTGACCAATCATATCCTGACCAGCACTTGGAGGTTGTACAAGAGGTCTATAATGTTGGGCCAGTAGCTACTCGTAGCCATTCAGACAGACCAACCTCAAGTCGCAAATATAAACGGAATGGTAGGCGGATTGTGAACAGGCCTGCCATTTGTAAATCTCCTTTTGTTGCACAGTGCATGAAAATGTTCCCGAAAATATCACATACGAATAGGCTGGTTGCTGAGTTTGCTTTGGACGAAGATGCTGATCTAAG CGAGGTTGTCTGTGATATGCACGGGATGTTCATTACAAGGGTCGAGCTTGCTTCTCTGAATGGAGGTCCTTGGGTGAACAACATT ATGCTTTAA
- the LOC117930517 gene encoding probable disease resistance protein At4g27220 yields the protein MEDIVVSVAGKVSEYLVDPVVRQLGYLFNYRTNIEDLSQQVEKLKDAWATQKHSVDEAMRNGQKIEDNVDKWLTRANGFIEGARRFLEDACKFLEDEKEPRKSCFNGLCPNLKSRYQLSREAREKAGVAAQILGDRQFERVSYRTPLQEIRSAPSEALQSRMLTLNDVMEALRDANINRIGVWGLGGVGKTTLVKQVAEQADQKKLFDKVVTAAVLQTPDLKRIQGELADMLGMKFDEESEQGRAARLYQRMKEEKTILIILDDIWAKLDLEKIGIPSPDHHKGCKLVLTSRNKHILSNEMDTQKDFQVELLQGDEAWILFKNRAGDSIGKPDLQTIAIEVANECAGLPIAIETVATALKNKSLSIWKDALQQLKTQTLTSITGMETKVYSSLKLSYEHLEGDEVKSFFLLCGLISPNYIHVRDLLKYGMGLRLFQGTNTLEEARNRIDTLVDNLKASKLLLDTCHHAVVRMHDVVQNVASEIASKEHHEFRFQKGASVEEWPKMDKLQKFTMRNVDVSELPEGLVCPELELFGCYNSAVQIPNTLFEGMKQLKVLDLTGMQLPSLPLSLQCLANLRTLCLDGCKLGDIVIIAELKKLEILSLLYSDIEQLPREIAQLTHLRLLDLKSSSKLTVIPPDVISSLFRLEDLCMENSFTQWEGEGKSNACLAELKHLSHLTSLDI from the coding sequence ATGGAAGATATTGTTGTTTCGGTTGCAGGAAAAGTTTCAGAGTACCTGGTTGATCCAGTTGTACGTCAGCTGGGTTATCTGTTTAACTATCGTACCAACATTGAGGACCTCTCTCAACAGGTTGAGAAGCTGAAGGATGCCTGGGCTACACAGAAGCACTCTGTGGATGAAGCTATGAGGAATGGACAGAAAATCGAGGATAATGTTGACAAGTGGTTGACACGTGCTAATGGGTTCATAGAAGGTGCTCGTAGATTCCTTGAAGATGCTTGCAAATTCCTTGAAGATGAGAAAGAGCCCCGGAAGAGTTGTTTCAATGGATTGTGTCCTAATTTGAAGTCCCGGTACCAGCTAAGCAGGGAAGCAAGGGAGAAGGCAGGGGTTGCAGCTCAAATCCTTGGAGATCGCCAATTTGAGAGGGTATCATATCGTACCCCTCTGCAAGAGATAAGGTCTGCACCTTCCGAAGCTTTACAATCAAGAATGTTGACTTTGAATGACGTCATGGAGGCCTTAAGGGATGCCAATATCAACAGGATCGGGGTATGGGGGTTGGGCGGTGTCGGGAAGACCACACTGGTGAAACAAGTGGCTGAACAAGCTGATCAAAAGAAGTTATTCGACAAGGTGGTCACGGCAGCTGTGTTACAGACTCCAGACTTAAAAAGAATTCAAGGGGAACTTGCAGACATGCTAGGTATGAAATTTGATGAGGAGAGTGAACAGGGAAGAGCAGCTCGACTATATCAGAGGATGAAAGAGGAGAAGACCATCCTCATCATCTTGGATGATATTTGGGCGAAACTTGACTTGGAGAAAATAGGAATTCCTTCTCCAGATCACCACAAAGGATGCAAATTAGTGCTAACTTCTAGAAATAAACACATCTTGTCCAATGAGATGGATACTCAAAAGGATTTTCAAGTTGAACTTTTGCAAGGAGATGAAGCAtggattttatttaagaatagaGCGGGTGATTCCATTGGGAAACCAGATTTGCAAACTATAGCAATTGAAGTAGCAAACGAATGCGCGGGTTTGCCAATTGCAATAGAAACAGTGGCAACGGCATTGAAAAACAAGAGCTTGTCTATCTGGAAGGATGCCCTGCAACAACTGAAAACGCAAACCTTGACAAGCATCACAGGAATGGAAACAAAGGTATACTCAAGTCTGAAGTTGAGCTACGAACACTTGGAGGGAGATGAAGTGAAGtcatttttcttgctttgtGGTTTAATTTCTCCTAATTATATTCATGTAAGGGACTTGTTGAAATATGGTATGGGTCTGCGATTATTTCAAGGAACTAATACATTGGAAGAAGCAAGAAACAGAATAGATACATTGGTTGACAACCTCAAAGCCTCAAAATTGTTGCTAGATACTTGCCATCATGCAGTTGTTAGAATGCACGATGTTGTTCAGAATGTTGCCTCAGAAATTGCATCCAAGGAGCATCATGAGTTCAGATTCCAGAAAGGTGCTAGTGTGGAAGAATGGCCAAAGATGGATAAACTCCAAAAGTTCACGATGAGAAATGTGGATGTTTCTGAACTTCCAGAGGGACTGGTATGTCCAGAACTTGAACtttttggatgttataattcgGCAGTGCAAATCCCAAACACACTTTTTGAAGGCATGAAGCAACTCAAAGTATTAGATTTAACTGGAATGCAACTTCCATCGCTGCCCTTATCACTTCAGTGCCTTGCAAATCTTCGAACATTGTGTTTGGATGGATGCAAGTTGGGAGACATTGTTATAATTGCAGAGctaaagaaattagaaattcttaGCCTTTTGTATTCTGATATTGAACAGTTGCCCAGAGAAATAGCACAGTTGACTCATCTGAGGCTGCTCGATTTGAAGAGTTCTTCCAAACTAACAGTAATTCCACCTGATGTAATATCAAGCTTGTTCCGATTAGAGGATTTGTGTATGGAAAATAGCTTTACTCAATGGGAGGGGGAAGGAAAGAGTAATGCTTGCCTTGCTGAGTTGAAACATTTATCTCACTTAACCTCTTTGGACATATAA
- the LOC117931166 gene encoding uncharacterized protein LOC117931166 codes for MDLTPSHGAFPVMETLSLNQLINLQEVCRGQFPAGSFGCFRKVEVKDCDGLKFLFSLSVARCLSRLVEIKVTRCESMVEMVSQGRKEIKEDTVNVPLFPELRHLTLQDLPKLSNFCSEENPVLSKPASTIVGPSTSLNQPEIRDGQLLLSLGSNLRSLELKNCKSLVKLFPPSLLQNLEELTVQNCGQLEHVFDLEELNVDDGHVELLPKLKELRLIGLPKLRHICNCGSSRNHFPSSMASAPVGNIIFPKLSDILLESLPNLTSFVSSGYHSLQRLHHVDLDTPFPVLFDERVAFPSLKFLIILGLDNVKKIWHNQIPQDSFSKLEVVKVASCGELLNIFPSCVLKRSQSLRLMEVVDCSLLEEVFDVEGTNVNVNVKEGVTVTQLSRLILRLLPKVEKIWNKDPHGILNFQNLNSIYIDKCQSLKNLFPASLVKDLVQLEKLELFSCGIEEIVAKDNEVETAAKFVFPKVTSLILYDLHQLRSFYPGAHTSQWPLLKQLIVCACDKVNVFASETPTFQRRHHEGSFDMPILQPLFLLQQVAFPYLEELILDDNGNTEIWQEQFLMDSFPRLEN; via the exons ATGGATCTGACTCCATCACATGGTGCCTTTCCTGTTATGGAGACATTGTCTCTCAATCAGCTGATTAACTTGCAAGAAGTATGTCGTGGCCAATTTCCAGCAGGGTCCTTTGGTTGCTTTAGAAAAGTGGAAGTGAAAGATTGCGATGGCTTGAAATTTCTCTTCTCGTTGTCTGTGGCTAGATGCCTTTCCCGACTTGTAGAAATAAAAGTAACTAGATGCGAGAGTATGGTTGAGATGGTCTCccaaggaaggaaagaaataaaagaagataCTGTTAATGTGCCTCTGTTCCCTGAATTGAGACACTTGACATTACAGGACTTACCCAAGCTCAGCAATTTCTGCTCTGAGGAGAACCCGGTGCTTTCGAAGCCTGCAAGCACAATCGTTGGTCCTAGTACATCTCTCAACCAACCA GAGATTAGGGATGGCCAACTTCTGCTTTCCTTGGGCAGCAACCTCCGGTCTCTCGAGTTGAAGAATTGCAAGTCACTGGTGAAACTATTCCCACCCAGTTTGTTACAGAATTTGGAAGAACTAACAGTGCAAAACTGTGGTCAGCTGGAACACGTATTTGATCTTGAAGAGCTAAATGTTGATGATGGGCATGTTGAGCTCCTCCCTAAATTAAAAGAACTGAGGTTGATTGGTCTACCAAAGTTGAGGCATATATGCAACTGTGGCAGCTCCAGAAATCATTTCCCTTCTTCCATGGCTTCTGCTCCTGTAGGCAATATCATATTCCCTAAATTAAGCGATATTTTACTGGAATCTTTGCCCAACCTCACAAGCTTCGTCTCCTCTGGATATCATTCCCTCCAAAGGCTTCACCATGTAGACCTTGATACCCCCTTCCCGGTGCTCTTTGATGAAAGG GTTGCATTTCCTAGCTTGAAGTTCTTAATCATCTTGGGACTGgataatgtgaaaaaaatatggcACAACCAAATTCCTCAAGATTCCTTCTCCAAACTAGAAGTGGTGAAGGTAGCATCATGTGGAgaattgttgaatatttttcCATCTTGTGTGCTGAAAAGGTCACAGAGTCTACGGCTTATGGAAGTAGTGGATTGTAGTTTATTAGAAGAGGTTTTTGATGTGGAAGGGACAAATGTGAACGTAAATGTGAAGGAAGGTGTAACTGTCACCCAGTTGAGTCGATTGATTCTACGATTGCTGCCAAAAGTTGAAAAGATATGGAATAAGGATCCCCATGGaattctcaattttcaaaacttaaattcaatatatattgataaatgTCAGAGTCTGAAAAACCTTTTTCCAGCATCTTTAGTCAAAGATCTTGTGCAACTTGAGAAACTGGAGTTGTTTTCTTGTGGGATAGAGGAAATTGTTGCAAAGGACAATGAAGTCGAGACAGCAGCTAAGTTTGTATTCCCTAAAGTAACCTCTCTCATTCTCTACGATCTACATCAACTCAGGAGTTTCTACCCAGGGGCACATACTTCACAGTGGCCATTGTTGAAACAACTGATAGTGTGTGCGTGTGATAAAGTCAATGTATTTGCATCCGAAACTCCAACATTCCAACGAAGACATCATGAGGGAAGTTTTGATATGCCGATTCTCCAGCCCCTTTTCTTGCTCCAACAG GTTGCATTCCCTTACTTGGAGGAATTAATATTGGATGACAACGGGAATACCGAAATATGGCAAGAGCAATTTCTAATGGATTCCTTTCCTAGACTAGAAAACTAA